Proteins from one Ficedula albicollis isolate OC2 chromosome 3, FicAlb1.5, whole genome shotgun sequence genomic window:
- the GINS1 gene encoding DNA replication complex GINS protein PSF1 has translation MRQALEEMRALYERNQADVSEAKSGRTDLIFLIRFRHCCLLRNQRCLLAYLYDRLLRIRALRWEYGSVLPNTIQFHMSAEEVEWFNRYKKSLATYMRSVGGEEGLDLTQDIKPPKSLYIEVRCLKDHGEFEIDDGTTILLKKNSQHFLPRWKCEQLIRQGVLEHVLS, from the exons ATGCGGCAGGCGCTGGAGGAGATGCGGGCGCTGTACGAGCGGAACCAGGCGGACGT GTCCGAAGCGAAGTCGGGACGCACGGACCTGATTTTCCTCATCCGGTTCcggcactgctgcctgctccgGAACCAGCGCTGCCTCCTGGCTTACCT GTATGACCGGTTGCTACGGATCCGAGCGCTGAGGTGGGAGTATGGCAGCGTTCTGCCCAACACCATCCAGTTCCACATGTCAGCTGAGGAA GTGGAGTGGTTCAATCGGTACAAAAAGTCTCTGGCTACCTACATGAGGTCAgtaggaggagaggaggggctGGACCTCACACAGGACATCAAACCTCCTAAAAGCCTGTACATTGAA GTGCGGTGTTTAAAAGACCATGGGGAATTTGAGATCGATGATGGCACTACCATCCTGCTGAAGAAGAACAGCCAG CACTTTTTACCCCGCTGGAAGTGCGAGCAGTTGATCAGACAAGGAGTCCTGGAGCACGTTCTGTCCTAA